The Huiozyma naganishii CBS 8797 chromosome 1, complete genome genome window below encodes:
- the AFB1 gene encoding Afb1p (similar to Saccharomyces cerevisiae YLR040C; ancestral locus Anc_2.398) has translation MSIVHVIALLLACRCIITVGAVESVPALSARSMAADVDMPFFTAFLNDFGSNFQVYTSYMVQNDITLPQAVVNYYYHLAPMTTDIDLKSDIISQFPFTEFQVFITKFPWYSSLLSEASLSTIYLPQHFITNEQSEIISSTRTSKRFAAVTSTSDPAKSTSLTIASTRSLSSQTTATLTKQGTTSSNSKTTSRSNTKSKNGVPKKAPSLLITLLGLVSYLDHFM, from the coding sequence ATGAGCATTGTCCACGTCATAGCCTTGTTGTTAGCCTGTCGATGTATAATTACTGTTGGGGCCGTTGAATCGGTACCAGCTCTCTCAGCAAGGTCAATGGCTGCTGATGTTGACATGCCGTTTTTCACAGCTTTTTTGAACGATTTTGGAAGTAACTTTCAGGTGTACACGTCATACATGGTTCAAAATGATATCACTCTACCACAAGCGGTGGTAAATTACTACTACCACCTTGCTCCCATGACAACTGACATTGATCTGAAGAGTGATATAATAAGTCAATTTCCTTTCACAGAGTTCCAAGTTTTTATAACTAAATTCCCATGGTACTCCTCACTGTTATCTGAAGCATCATTGTCAACAATTTACCTTCCACAGCATTTTATAACGAACGAGCAATCTGAGATCATTTCGAGCACACGTACCTCAAAACGGTTTGCAGCTGTCACTAGTACATCAGACCCGGCAAAATCAACTTCTCTCACAATAGCTTCAACAAGATCACTTTCCAGTCAAACAACTGCCACCTTGACAAAACAGGGTACTACGTCTTCCAATTCCAAGACCACTAGTCGATCTAATACCAAATCGAAAAACGGTGTCCCTAAAAAGGCCCCCTCTCTGTTGATAACTCTCCTTGGTTTAGTATCATATTTAGATCATTTTATGTAA
- the KNAG0A05950 gene encoding uncharacterized protein: MKFTLSTAFIIVATSYLTSATTVDFDGALVTAAGPVPSKSAVNAQDLNNGYILELPSSIKSTYTPLSLTESTTGTTNRNVQQSTIAGIEGVSSAGSSIGLGNRADVSSVSVISPSTSHIAVSYPSSMISSRSSTSFMERMSSASTSASSASSSDNNTQSSRGGSNTLHATIYGHCLLILASLLL; encoded by the coding sequence ATGAAATTTACATTAAGCACAGCGTTCATAATCGTCGCCACATCATATTTAACCTCAGCGACTACTGTTGATTTTGATGGTGCCCTGGTCACCGCCGCGGGACCGGTTCCCTCGAAAAGCGCCGTCAACGCTCAAGATTTGAACAACGGTTATATTTTGGAACTTCCATCATCAATTAAGTCTACATACACGCCACTTTCCCTCACGGAGAGTACTACAGGTACAACCAATAGAAATGTTCAGCAAAGTACAATAGCAGGCATTGAGGGTGTTTCTTCGGCTGGTAGCTCAATTGGGTTAGGTAATCGTGCAGACGTTAGTTCAGTGTCTGTAATCTCTCCTTCCACTAGTCATATTGCAGTATCATATCCATCATCCATGATTTCATCGCGTTCCTCCACAAGCTTCATGGAACGTATGTCATCGGCATCTACATCAGCGTCATCAGCGTCCTCCAGTGATAATAATACGCAATCAAGCAGAGGTGGTTCGAACACCCTCCACGCAACTATATATGGCCATTGTTTATTAATTTTGGCTTCACTTCTCTTATGA